DNA from Sphingomonas sp. R1:
GTCCAACAGGTCCAGCATCAGCGTGTTGAGCAGGCCGCATTCCTCGGCGATGGGAATGAACTGATCCGGCCCGATCTCGATATCCTCGCGCCGCCAGCGGGCGAGCAGCTCGAAACCCGCGACGCGGCCGGTGCGCAGATCGACGATCGGCTGATAGCGCGGGTAAAAGCGGCCCTCGTCGAGCGACGCGCGCATCTCGGCCTCGATCGTCGAGCGGCGGCGGATTTCGGCGTCCATCTGCGCGGCGAAGGCGCAATAGCAGCCCCGCCCCGCCTCCTTCGCCTGATAGAGCGCCACGTCGGCGCGGCGCATCAACGTATCGGCGTCGTCTGCGTCGTCGGGATAGAGCGCAATGCCCACGCTCGCACCGATGTGGTGCATCCGCTCGTCGATCAGAAAGGGCCGCGCCACCTCGCGCACGATCGCATGGGCGATGGCCCGCACCCGGTCGACATCGCCGTCCGCATAGGGAAGCGAGATCGCGAACTCGTCGCCGCCCAGGCGATAGCTGCGCCCGGCATCGCCGACCACCCAGCGCAGTCGCCCGGCCACGGCACGCAGCAGCTGGTCGCCGATCGGATGACCATGCACGTCGTTGACCGACTTGAAGCGGTCGAGATCGACGAGCATCAGGCCGAAGCGTTCCGGTTCGGCGCGGCGGAGATATTCCGTCAGCGCGCGGCGGTTGGACAGCCCGGTGAGCGGATCATGATAGGCAAGCTGGTGCGCGCGGCGCTCCGCCAGCCGGGCGCGGCGCTGGCCGGCCGCCATTTCGGCACGCGAGGCCAGCACCTCGACGAAACCGGCATGGCTCGCGCCGAACATGCGCAGGACAACCGCGGAAACCAGGATGATATTCGCGCCAAGCCCCATGAGGAACAGGTCGCCCGATCCCAGCAGGCACAGCACCACCGGATAGGCGCCACAGGCCATTACCAGCCACGCCGCGATCGGGAACGTCTGCAGGCAGTAGCAGCAGGTGATCGCGCCGATGAAGATGTACAGCGCGATCGACGCGCGCCGCGCCAGATCGACCTCGAAGAACAGCATCAGCGCCCAGCCGCCAAATGCCAGGCTGAGCACGGCGGCCGCGATGATCGTGCCGTTAAGATAGCGGCGGATCCGCCGAAGGCTGGGCACCATATCCTTCCGCCGCCGGACCCACAGGAGACTGCGCACGAAGGCGGCAACCCCCAGCATCGCCGGGGCGATGACGCTGAGCCGGGTCGAGACCGCGCCATAGGACGCGAAGCCGAGGAACACTGCGTCCAGAAAGACGAGCAGGTACATCAGCGGAATCTGCTGCCCCAGCACCCGATATTGTTCGGTCAGAATCGCCCGATCGAGCTTGGTCCTTCCCGATCGGACGAGGTTGATCCGCTGCAACATGGAGGCCTTGTAGCGCGAGACCTCCGCCAAGTGGTTAATTACGGGGCGGCTATTTTGGCGGCTGCTTCGATGATCGGGACGAACTTTGCCGCCGTCAGGCTCGCACCGCCGACCAGCGCACCGTCAACGTCGTCCACCGCCAGGATCGAGGCGGCATTCGCACCGCTCACCGAGCCGCCGTACAGGATCCGGATCTCGTTTGCCGGTGCGCCGATCATCCCGCGCAGCTTGGCGCGGATGATGGCGTGCATTGTCGCGATTTCCTCCAGCGTCGGCGTCTTGCCGGTGCCGATCGCCCAGCGCGGCTCGTAGGCGATGGTCAGCCAGTCCGGCGCCGCGCCGTCCGGCAGCGATTTCTCGATCTGGGACTGGACGATCCGCTCGGCACGACCTGCATCATGCTCGGCCTCGGTTTCGCCGCAGCACAGGATCACGCCCAGCCCGTGGCGCCGTGCCGCAGCGGCCTTGGCCCAGGCATGGTGGCTGGTCTCGGACTGGTCTGCGCGCCGCTCGGAATGCCCGACGATCACCACCTTGGCGCCGGCCTCGACCAGCATCTGGGCGGAGACGCAGCCGGTATGCGCGCCGAAATCATTCTCGTGCACATCCTGCGCGCCGATCGTGAAGCCCTGCGCTATCTCGGATGCAGCGGTGATGAGCGTGAACGGCACGCACAGCAGCGTGTCGACCTCCGGATGCGCGCTTGCCGCGGCAGCGATCGCATGGATCTCGCTGAGGTGCGATCGCATGCCGTGCATCTTCCAGTTTCCGGCCACCAGTTTCCGACGCATCACCACTCCCCTGTTGTTTCGATACAGCCGATACCGATTGCGCGGCGCCGCACAAGCTTGAAGGCGCCGCATACCGGCCCTAAAGCGGG
Protein-coding regions in this window:
- the tpiA gene encoding triose-phosphate isomerase — protein: MRRKLVAGNWKMHGMRSHLSEIHAIAAAASAHPEVDTLLCVPFTLITAASEIAQGFTIGAQDVHENDFGAHTGCVSAQMLVEAGAKVVIVGHSERRADQSETSHHAWAKAAAARRHGLGVILCCGETEAEHDAGRAERIVQSQIEKSLPDGAAPDWLTIAYEPRWAIGTGKTPTLEEIATMHAIIRAKLRGMIGAPANEIRILYGGSVSGANAASILAVDDVDGALVGGASLTAAKFVPIIEAAAKIAAP
- a CDS encoding putative bifunctional diguanylate cyclase/phosphodiesterase; this translates as MLQRINLVRSGRTKLDRAILTEQYRVLGQQIPLMYLLVFLDAVFLGFASYGAVSTRLSVIAPAMLGVAAFVRSLLWVRRRKDMVPSLRRIRRYLNGTIIAAAVLSLAFGGWALMLFFEVDLARRASIALYIFIGAITCCYCLQTFPIAAWLVMACGAYPVVLCLLGSGDLFLMGLGANIILVSAVVLRMFGASHAGFVEVLASRAEMAAGQRRARLAERRAHQLAYHDPLTGLSNRRALTEYLRRAEPERFGLMLVDLDRFKSVNDVHGHPIGDQLLRAVAGRLRWVVGDAGRSYRLGGDEFAISLPYADGDVDRVRAIAHAIVREVARPFLIDERMHHIGASVGIALYPDDADDADTLMRRADVALYQAKEAGRGCYCAFAAQMDAEIRRRSTIEAEMRASLDEGRFYPRYQPIVDLRTGRVAGFELLARWRREDIEIGPDQFIPIAEECGLLNTLMLDLLDRACIETRDWPVPVSIAINISPGQLRDDWLSHKILSVLARTGFPPQRLTVEITENALIVDAEKAYHAIESLKNQGVQLALDDFGTGYASIQHLRMLPFDKIKIDRSFVDTLAEDREALRIVRAILGLAGTLDMPVVAEGIETLETAEMLRALGCAEGQGYLFGRPMNKDEVEEWLAAGTMPPAAEALIRRSGP